AAGTATGAGTTGATAAAAAGGAGGTTAAATTTTATGGCAAGAAGACCGAATCCAACCTTAAGAGCAAAAAGAAAAGAAAATTTAATGGATTCTATAATAAAAATAATTAATGAAGAATCTATTTCTGAAGCAACAACAAGACATATATGTGAAATGTCAAATTTAACTATTGCTTCTTTGCATTATTACTTTGGATCTAAAGATGAAGCGCTTGTTGCTACAGGCGAAGGGATATTGGAAGAATGGATAAATGAAATATTTAAAAAGAAAACAATGACTGCAGAAGAAAAAATAAGAAAAATTTTTACACCTCCAAAATATATGATAGCCTTTTCACAGATTTTGACATATCCGTATAGACAAAAAGAGGTATCAAAAAAAGCTAGATTTTTGGATATGCAGTTTACCAATACTATAAAAGAATTTCTTAAATTGCACGAAATTGGAATGAATAATATTGATAACACTGCAGAATTAATGAAAACATTCTTAATAGGATTAAGTTTTAAAGTTGCTGCAAATCCCGATGTTATAGACAGCGAATTAAGAAATTTAAAAGAATTTTTCAATAGAAAAGAAGATCTTCCGGATATAAAAGGTTTTTAAAAGAGGATTTAAATCCTCTTTTTTTTAATTTAAAGCAATAATAGAAAGTAATTAAATCTATTACAATTTAATTATTTTAGATTACATATTATTGAATTTTAAAAAAGACGTATTTTGTAGTACAATCAATGATACGTCTTTTTTATTATATTATAGTAGTGGAGGGGTTATATGTTTATATACTTGTTGCCAGCTATATTCTTTGGGTGGTCTCTTGGTGCAAATGATGCTGCTAATATTTTTGGTACTGCTGTTTCAAATAGGATAGTAAAATACAGAACCGCGACAATTATTTCAGCTATTTTCATTTTAATAGGTGCTTTAACTGGTGGAGCAAAAGGAATTGAGACTATAAGTAGCGTAACTGCGCAAAGTTTAATTTCAGGTTCTATTTCCGTTTTTTCAGCGGCTTTAACAATGACTGTTATGACATATTTAGGAGTTCCGGTATCTTCTTCGCAGGCCATAGTTGGTTCAATTATGGCTGTGGGATTAATAGAAGGGGGAGTTAATTGGGCAATAATTTTAAAATTAGTTTTAGCATGGGTTGGAACGCCTATTGGCGGTGCAATATTTGGCTTTTTATCTTATAAATTGTTAGCAATACCTTTTAATAAAATTAATTCTATTTATGCAAAAGAAAGAACGGTCCAAATTGCAACGCTTTTAATTGGAGCTTATGGAGCTTATTCATTAGGAGCAAATAATGTTGCAAATATTACAGGAGTATTTGCAAGTACAATAGGAGTAAATACAGCGGCATTGGTTGGAGGATTGGCCATATCATTTGGTGTATTAACATATAGTTATAAGGTTATGATGACTGTTGGTACTCAAATAATGGAATTAGATTATTTTTCAGCTGCAATTGCTGTTTTAGGTGAATCTATAACAGTATGGATTTATGCAATATTAGGAATTCCTGTTTCTACATCTCAGGCTATAGTTGGAGCGGTTATAGGGGCAGGATATGCAAGAGGCTCAAGATTAACTAATAAAAAAATTTTATTTAAAATAGTTGGCGCATGGGTAAACACCCCTGTTTCCTCAGGAATAATAACAGCTTTAATATATTTTATTTTAAAGGGGATATTTAAAATAAATCTTTAAAAATAATAATAATTTTATAGTATAATTAATATAATGGGGGTGAAAATATGGGTCTTTTTTTTGGAAGAAAAGAAAAGAAAATAATAGAATTATTTAATCAACATCTGGATGCTGTGGATACAACTATCCAGAAACTAAAAGAATTAATAAAAAATCTTGATAAAGATACATCAATTGTTTTAAAATTGGCAGATGATGTAAGAAATTCAGAATCTTATGCAGACAACATAAGAAGAAATGTTGAATCCGAAATGTATTCAGGAGCTTTTTTACCAAATTTTAGAGGTGATTTATTGGGAACGGTAGAAGCTATGGATAGAATAGCAAACAAAGCGGAAAGTGTAGCTGATGAAATTGAATTGCAGCGTCTTGAAGTGCCAGAAGAAATAAGAGAAAATCTTGTTAGATTATGTGAAAAGGCATATAATACCTATCTTGCTGTAAAAGGTGCAGCAAAAGAAATGTTTGAAAATTTTGAAAAGGCCAATGATTTAATAATTCAAACAGAGCATTTTGAGCATGAAACTGATGAAATAGAAAGAGATACAATAAGGAAGATTTATGATCTTGATATTAGCCTAGCGCATAAAATGCAGTTAAAAAAATTAGTTCACAGAATAGCTGATATATCCGATACATCCGAAGATGTTTCCGATAGAATACAAATAATTATATATAAAAGACGGGTATAGTCATCAAACATAAAACTCCCTTCAATTCTTGAAGGGAGTTTTTATTAACATAGTTGTTTGTTTATTATTAATTTGGTTGTAAAAAATGATGAAAATATGTTATAATTAAACTATAAATAAACTATTTTTATGAAGGTGATTAATACAATGAAAAAAATAAAAATAAGAATTACCTTTTTATTAGTACTGTTTTTTCTGGCGATATATTTTATTACATACAGTTTAAACAATCCCTGGATAGAAATTTTTGAACTAAAAACATTAGATTTAAGATATAGAATAAGAGGAATTGAAAAAACAACTCCAAAGGTTGTTGTAATAGCTATAGATGAAAATTCTCTTGTAAATATGTCTACAAGATTTAATGATGAATGGCCCTGGAATAGAGAACATTATGCAAGAATGATAGCTAAACTTTTTAAACTTGGAATAAAAACTATAGGATTTGATGTGTCTTTTACTACTCCTTCAGAAAGTAATATAATGAGTAATGGAAAATCTAAGGACGATATGTTGCTTGCAGCAATCTTAAGAAGATACAATAAAGTTGTTTTAGGAACGTATTTAACGGTAGAAAAAAGCAATTTTGATGAATATAATCCTGAATTTAAAAAGCAATTAGAAGAAAATAAATTTTATTTAAAATATTCATTTAAATTAAAAAATCCAGAGTATTTATCATTGTTTTTTCCGTTAACTGCATATAAGATAATACCTCCTATTCCAGAATTTTCTTCATTGGTACCTGCTTCAACATATGAAATTGGGCAGCTCGATCCTGACGGAGTTGCAAGAAGTCTTCCATTATTATTTAAAGAAGAATGGGCTGCAGATAATGGGTTTAATACAGGATTATTTCCGCATATGGATCTAATGTTGTACGCAAATTATAAAGGTTATAATCTTCAAAATTTTATTTATGATCCAAAAAATTATACAATTGAAATTGAAAATGAAAAGATTAAAACAGATAAAAATGGTTTTTTTCTTTTAAGTTTTTATGGAAAAGGTCCTCAAGTTTTTGATACTATTTCTTTTTATGATTTAGTGTATACCAATAAATATGACAATTATGATTTTAAAGATAAGGTTGCCATTTTAGGTTATTCAGCCACTGCAAAAGGATTATATGATTTGCGAGTTACACCATTTTCCAACGATGAACCAGGTGTATATTTACATGCGACTGCTGTTCAAAATTTGATAAACAATGAAAGAATGACAAGAGTTAATTATTTTTATACTTTGATTATTTTGACTTCTATTTTATTAGTAACCCTAATATTATTATCTTTTAATAAGATATACACCAAGTTATTATCCTTTATGATTCCAATTGCTTATATATTTATCTCGTATTACTTATTTAAACAGCATATATGGGTTGATACATTTTATCCAGTAATGTCGAGTTTGATTATAGCGGTTGTAGATAATGCACAATCATTCTTAAAAGAATCAAGAGAAAAGAAAAAAATAAAATCATTCTTCTTTAAATATGTACCAGATTTTGTTGCACAGAAATTATTAGAACAGGGAAAAACGGAGCTTGGTGGAGAGAAAAAGAATGTAGTTTTAATAATGTCTGATATAGTAGGATTTACTGAAAAATCAGAAAAGCTTTCTCCAGAAGAAGTTGTTAAGTTTCTCAATTTTTATTTATCACAAATGGCAGATATCATAAGAAATAAATATTATGGAACAATTGATAAATTCATTGGTGATTTAATTATGGCAATTTTTGGTGCTCCTATTGAATTTGGCGATGAAGTTGATAGGGCTATAGCCTGTGCAATAGATATGAGAAGAAAATTAAAAGATATAAATAAAGAATTAAAAAATATGGGATTTGATTTTGAAGTAAATGCAGGTATTGGTATGCATTATGGTGAAGTAGTTATCGGAAATATAGGAGCGGATTTCAGGATGGATTATACATGTATTGGAGATACTGTAAATACAACCTCGCGTATAGAACATTTAACAAGAGATTTAAATGAATGGTTAATAGTAACAGAAGAAATAGTAAAGCGATCTAAAAAATATAAATTTGAATACATTGGAGATTTTAAAGTAAAAGGTAAGGAAAAACCTTTAAAATTATACAAGATTAAGGAAGGAGATTTAGATGACGTCAATAAAGAATCTGATTCTTGAGAATATTAATTTTTTGAAAACAAGAAATATTAATTATAAAATAAAAATAGACAATGATATATTTGAAAATTTAAATAATAAAAATGCAAAAAAGATTTTTGAAGTTCATTATGGAAGTGATATCTTAATAGAATTTTATGATAATATAGATAATTTAAAAGATACTTTTTTAATTAGTTTTGATAAATTGTTAAGGGAATATACAGGAATACCTTCTAAAGATAGTGAAGAAATAATATTTGAAATCTTAAAATATGTAAAAACCGAGATAGATTTAAAAGATACTATAGAGGAATTAAAAAGAATATTTGAAAATATATTCCAGTTAAAAAAAACCGAGATTTATTTATTCAAAGATAATAATAATGTAGATGAATTAAAAAGAGCATTAAATATAAAATATATTGAAGAATTTAAAGAAGATGGAATCATAATAAATAATAATATAATGAATATTCCATTTAAAGTCGATGGGAAGAACTTTTTGTTATTTGAATTGATAAAATCCAGAGAAAAATCTTATGATATTATCGATTACATTGTTGTAAAGAATATAAATGAATATATATCAAAAACCATAGAAACCTCATATTTAGAAACCAGATTTGAAAAAATATTGGATAAATCTTTAAAGGTTTTAACGAGGATTTTAGAGGCAAGAGTGCCTGGTGCAGAAAAACATTGTGAAAGTGTTTATAAAGCTGCAATAAAAATTGGCGAAAAATTGAATTTAACCACCAAAGAACTCAAAGATTTAAAATTTGGTAGTATGATTTTTGATATAGGAAAAATAGGTATTCCTGAAAAAATATTGTTAAAAAAAGAAGAATTAACCAATTCTGAAAAAGAAGAAATAAGAAAACATGTAATATATGGGTACGAATTAGTTTCTAAAATTCCAACAATTCCTGATGGAGTAAAAGAAATAGTTTTATATCATCATGAAAAATGGAATGGAGAAGGGTATCCGTATGGGTTAAAAGGAGATGAAATACCTATTCTAGCACAGATAATAGGACTTTTAGATGCGTATTATTCGATGTTAGAGGATAGACCGTATAGAACTAAAATTCCGAAATCCAAAGCTATTGAATTAATTGAAGATTATAGTGGCGTATTTTTTAATTCACAATTGGTCGAGCTATTAAAAGAGGTGGAATCATATGAATAAAGAGATATTTTTCTATTTTTTGCTGACGCATCTTGTAGGCGATTATGTTTTTCAAAATGGATATATTGCAAAATATAAAAATTCTAAACTTAAAGTTTTAATACTTCATGTTTGTATAATATTCTTATCAATGATTATTCTAATGTATCCAAGTTCATTGAAAATAAATAATTTGATAGTAATTATAACCTTGACAATAATTCATTTTGCTATTGATACAATAAAATTTAAAAATAGAACTAAAAAAGTATTTAATACCCATACATATTATATTATAGATCAAGTTATGCATTTTTCTTCCTTATTAATGGCGAGTTTTTTTTACGAAACTGATCATTTTCTCATCTCTCAACAATATGTAAAACTCATAGCTGTAGGATTATTTAATGCATATTTTGTTAGTTTATTGTTCTATATGATTGATGGATTTTCAAAACCTTATACAAGAGATTATCTTGGATACTTTTTTCGGTTTTCGTTACCCTTTATAAAATATTATGGGGATATGTACTTCTTAATAGCTTCAATTATATTTATAACGTTTTCCATAGTAATATTTTTAAGAAATAATACAGAAAATATAAAATCAGAGAGTGGACCTTTAGCTTTAAGTATAATTATAACTTATTTATCCATATGGAGGTGATGTTATGTTTAAAAAGTGGGGAGTATTTCTTTTGTTTATGTTGTTGTCAATTACATTCTTTTCTGAAATTACTGTAACAACAGAAACACAAACTATTTATGTTGGTGAAAGTGTTAACATTACAGTAAGTGTAGATGATTCAGCAGTAACTCATTTATATGTAGATGTAACCAATGGTGGTTTTGATGATCCTTTTATTCTTTTTGATGGTTTTGATTTAGTGGATGGAACAGCAAATCTTGTGTTTTTAGCTCCATTAATGCCTGGAAAAGCAGAATTAGTATTTTATAATGAAGATAAAACACTTGAGAAAAAGATAGAATTTGACATTTTAGAAGAAAAAATAGAAATGCCAGAAACATCGCTTATAATTCTTGAAAAAGAAGGTAATGTTCTTTATAAAGAAGCAGATTCAGATGTTTGGGATTCTATAAACAGTGATACGGTTATAAAAGAAAATTCGGAATTATTAACTTTAAAAGATGGATATATACATCTAAAAGAACCTGA
This is a stretch of genomic DNA from Marinitoga piezophila KA3. It encodes these proteins:
- a CDS encoding TetR/AcrR family transcriptional regulator — encoded protein: MARRPNPTLRAKRKENLMDSIIKIINEESISEATTRHICEMSNLTIASLHYYFGSKDEALVATGEGILEEWINEIFKKKTMTAEEKIRKIFTPPKYMIAFSQILTYPYRQKEVSKKARFLDMQFTNTIKEFLKLHEIGMNNIDNTAELMKTFLIGLSFKVAANPDVIDSELRNLKEFFNRKEDLPDIKGF
- a CDS encoding inorganic phosphate transporter — encoded protein: MFIYLLPAIFFGWSLGANDAANIFGTAVSNRIVKYRTATIISAIFILIGALTGGAKGIETISSVTAQSLISGSISVFSAALTMTVMTYLGVPVSSSQAIVGSIMAVGLIEGGVNWAIILKLVLAWVGTPIGGAIFGFLSYKLLAIPFNKINSIYAKERTVQIATLLIGAYGAYSLGANNVANITGVFASTIGVNTAALVGGLAISFGVLTYSYKVMMTVGTQIMELDYFSAAIAVLGESITVWIYAILGIPVSTSQAIVGAVIGAGYARGSRLTNKKILFKIVGAWVNTPVSSGIITALIYFILKGIFKINL
- a CDS encoding TIGR00153 family protein; translation: MGLFFGRKEKKIIELFNQHLDAVDTTIQKLKELIKNLDKDTSIVLKLADDVRNSESYADNIRRNVESEMYSGAFLPNFRGDLLGTVEAMDRIANKAESVADEIELQRLEVPEEIRENLVRLCEKAYNTYLAVKGAAKEMFENFEKANDLIIQTEHFEHETDEIERDTIRKIYDLDISLAHKMQLKKLVHRIADISDTSEDVSDRIQIIIYKRRV
- a CDS encoding CHASE2 domain-containing protein, which encodes MKKIKIRITFLLVLFFLAIYFITYSLNNPWIEIFELKTLDLRYRIRGIEKTTPKVVVIAIDENSLVNMSTRFNDEWPWNREHYARMIAKLFKLGIKTIGFDVSFTTPSESNIMSNGKSKDDMLLAAILRRYNKVVLGTYLTVEKSNFDEYNPEFKKQLEENKFYLKYSFKLKNPEYLSLFFPLTAYKIIPPIPEFSSLVPASTYEIGQLDPDGVARSLPLLFKEEWAADNGFNTGLFPHMDLMLYANYKGYNLQNFIYDPKNYTIEIENEKIKTDKNGFFLLSFYGKGPQVFDTISFYDLVYTNKYDNYDFKDKVAILGYSATAKGLYDLRVTPFSNDEPGVYLHATAVQNLINNERMTRVNYFYTLIILTSILLVTLILLSFNKIYTKLLSFMIPIAYIFISYYLFKQHIWVDTFYPVMSSLIIAVVDNAQSFLKESREKKKIKSFFFKYVPDFVAQKLLEQGKTELGGEKKNVVLIMSDIVGFTEKSEKLSPEEVVKFLNFYLSQMADIIRNKYYGTIDKFIGDLIMAIFGAPIEFGDEVDRAIACAIDMRRKLKDINKELKNMGFDFEVNAGIGMHYGEVVIGNIGADFRMDYTCIGDTVNTTSRIEHLTRDLNEWLIVTEEIVKRSKKYKFEYIGDFKVKGKEKPLKLYKIKEGDLDDVNKESDS
- a CDS encoding HD-GYP domain-containing protein, producing MTSIKNLILENINFLKTRNINYKIKIDNDIFENLNNKNAKKIFEVHYGSDILIEFYDNIDNLKDTFLISFDKLLREYTGIPSKDSEEIIFEILKYVKTEIDLKDTIEELKRIFENIFQLKKTEIYLFKDNNNVDELKRALNIKYIEEFKEDGIIINNNIMNIPFKVDGKNFLLFELIKSREKSYDIIDYIVVKNINEYISKTIETSYLETRFEKILDKSLKVLTRILEARVPGAEKHCESVYKAAIKIGEKLNLTTKELKDLKFGSMIFDIGKIGIPEKILLKKEELTNSEKEEIRKHVIYGYELVSKIPTIPDGVKEIVLYHHEKWNGEGYPYGLKGDEIPILAQIIGLLDAYYSMLEDRPYRTKIPKSKAIELIEDYSGVFFNSQLVELLKEVESYE
- a CDS encoding DUF3307 domain-containing protein, which gives rise to MNKEIFFYFLLTHLVGDYVFQNGYIAKYKNSKLKVLILHVCIIFLSMIILMYPSSLKINNLIVIITLTIIHFAIDTIKFKNRTKKVFNTHTYYIIDQVMHFSSLLMASFFYETDHFLISQQYVKLIAVGLFNAYFVSLLFYMIDGFSKPYTRDYLGYFFRFSLPFIKYYGDMYFLIASIIFITFSIVIFLRNNTENIKSESGPLALSIIITYLSIWR